Proteins from a single region of Anastrepha ludens isolate Willacy chromosome 5, idAnaLude1.1, whole genome shotgun sequence:
- the LOC128864249 gene encoding adult cuticle protein 1, which translates to MKFVIAAVFTLALAMGVQSSILPLLPGITQIAGHGLSYTAVSGPLALPIALSAHAPAAVIAAASPPIIAAHAPHAPAVVVAHGAAVPGGAYVAQTRGAVHSAPLPGHISSVANLNVAPAPGTL; encoded by the coding sequence TTCGTCATCGCCGCAGTCTTCACTTTGGCTCTCGCCATGGGTGTCCAATCGTCGATCCTGCCCTTGTTGCCTGGCATTACACAAATCGCCGGACACGGGCTCTCCTACACAGCCGTCTCTGGACCATTGGCCCTTCCCATTGCTTTGTCCGCCCACGCCCCCGCAGCCGTGATCGCTGCCGCCTCACCACCAATCATTGCTGCCCATGCTCCTCACGCACCCGCAGTAGTGGTCGCGCATGGCGCTGCTGTACCCGGTGGCGCTTATGTGGCTCAAACTCGTGGCGCCGTGCACTCTGCCCCGTTGCCCGGACACATTTCCTCAGTGGCCAATTTGAATGTTGCTCCAGCACCTGGCACTTTGTAA